One genomic segment of Methanothermobacter tenebrarum includes these proteins:
- the trpB gene encoding tryptophan synthase subunit beta, whose translation MIKNGKFGKYGGIFVPELLIPALEELESAFFKYKDHGRFNKELDYYLREFAGRPTPLYFASNLSKKLGCKIYLKREDLLHTGAHKINNTLGQGLLAKYMGKKRLIAETGAGQHGIATAAVGAMLKMPVDVYMGAEDIERQKLNVFRMEISGAKVIPVNTGSKTLKDAINQAMRDWISNIEDTHYLIGSTVGPHPYPTIVKHFQSIIGKETKQQILEKEGELPDAIMACVGGGSNSIGIFSAFIEDNVELIGVEGGGKGLKSDEHGATLCKGTTGILHGSLSKVLQNKDGQIKEAHSVSAGLDYPGVGPEHSYLKEIGRVKYVAITDPEALRGFQLLSKYEGIMPALESAHAIAYMEKYAKKPENKGKTIIVNLSGRGDKDMFLAAKLLGVKT comes from the coding sequence ATGATAAAAAATGGCAAATTCGGCAAATATGGTGGAATATTCGTACCAGAACTTTTAATACCCGCATTAGAAGAGCTAGAATCAGCATTCTTCAAATACAAAGATCATGGCAGATTCAACAAAGAACTTGATTATTACCTGCGAGAATTTGCAGGAAGACCAACCCCATTATATTTCGCGTCAAACCTTTCCAAAAAACTAGGATGCAAAATATACTTGAAAAGAGAAGATCTACTCCACACAGGAGCCCACAAAATAAACAACACACTAGGACAAGGACTATTAGCAAAATACATGGGCAAAAAGAGGCTAATAGCTGAAACAGGCGCTGGACAACATGGTATAGCAACCGCAGCAGTTGGTGCAATGCTAAAAATGCCAGTAGATGTTTACATGGGAGCTGAAGACATAGAACGCCAAAAACTCAACGTATTCCGAATGGAAATCTCAGGAGCAAAAGTCATACCAGTAAACACAGGATCAAAAACATTAAAAGACGCCATCAACCAAGCAATGAGAGACTGGATAAGCAACATAGAAGACACACACTACTTAATAGGCTCCACAGTAGGCCCACACCCTTATCCCACAATAGTAAAACACTTCCAGAGCATAATCGGAAAGGAAACCAAACAACAAATACTAGAAAAAGAAGGAGAACTCCCAGATGCCATCATGGCCTGCGTAGGTGGTGGTAGCAATTCCATAGGGATATTCTCAGCATTCATAGAAGATAATGTAGAACTTATAGGAGTCGAAGGAGGTGGAAAGGGCCTAAAATCAGACGAACATGGAGCCACACTTTGCAAAGGAACCACAGGAATACTACACGGTTCACTATCCAAAGTACTGCAAAATAAAGATGGCCAAATAAAAGAAGCACACTCAGTATCAGCCGGACTAGACTATCCCGGGGTCGGACCAGAACACTCATACCTCAAAGAAATCGGAAGAGTAAAATATGTTGCTATAACAGACCCCGAGGCTCTAAGAGGCTTCCAATTACTTTCAAAATATGAAGGCATCATGCCAGCCCTTGAAAGTGCCCACGCAATAGCCTACATGGAAAAATATGCTAAGAAACCTGAAAACAAAGGCAAAACAATCATAGTAAACCTTTCAGGTCGTGGGGACAAGGACATGTTCCTAGCAGCCAAACTACTAGGAGTGAAAACATGA
- the trpA gene encoding tryptophan synthase subunit alpha, with the protein MKTYHEMFTDLKEKKEAALMPFIVIGDPDYKTSLKIAKTLINNGADALEIGFPFSDPIADGATIQEADTRALKNGITVDKCFKFLKKLRRSTTIPIGLLVYYNLIYQHGVEKFYEDAMKAGVNSILIADLPPEEAEEALKASKEYGIDQIFIIAPTTSNERLKMISKHASGFHYLVSVMGVTGARRKVKKSTLTFIERVKKNGKLPIMVGFGISKPSHIKEIIKAGADGAIVGSAIIDIIAKNLDNQEKILKEIAKFTKKMKKATRRS; encoded by the coding sequence ATGAAAACGTACCATGAAATGTTCACAGACCTTAAAGAGAAAAAAGAAGCTGCTCTCATGCCATTCATCGTAATAGGAGATCCTGATTACAAAACCTCATTAAAAATAGCAAAAACCCTAATTAACAATGGTGCAGATGCGCTTGAAATAGGATTCCCTTTCTCTGATCCAATAGCAGACGGTGCAACAATACAAGAAGCGGACACAAGAGCCCTGAAAAATGGAATAACGGTAGACAAATGCTTCAAATTTCTAAAAAAGTTGAGAAGATCCACAACAATACCCATAGGATTACTCGTCTATTATAATCTCATCTACCAACATGGCGTGGAAAAATTCTACGAAGATGCCATGAAAGCCGGTGTTAACAGTATACTAATCGCAGATCTACCCCCAGAAGAGGCAGAAGAAGCCCTTAAAGCCTCAAAAGAATATGGTATTGATCAAATATTCATCATAGCCCCAACTACCTCAAACGAGAGACTGAAGATGATCTCAAAACACGCATCAGGATTCCACTACCTCGTATCAGTCATGGGAGTCACAGGCGCGAGAAGAAAAGTTAAAAAAAGCACCCTCACCTTCATAGAGAGAGTCAAAAAAAATGGGAAACTCCCAATAATGGTCGGATTCGGAATCTCCAAACCATCACATATAAAAGAAATAATCAAAGCAGGAGCTGACGGAGCCATCGTAGGAAGCGCAATAATAGATATCATAGCAAAAAACTTGGATAATCAGGAAAAAATCCTCAAAGAAATCGCGAAATTCACCAAAAAGATGAAAAAAGCCACGAGGAGGTCATAA